Sequence from the Candidatus Saccharibacteria bacterium oral taxon 488 genome:
GAGCGCCACGTCATTCGGATCATGCGGGTCAATGAAGTGCCACGGCTCATCAACGGCCGGACTTTTACGCTTAATACCATCGGGGCCATTATTACCCTCGAAATGCAAAATCTGCCTGCTTGACGGAAAGTTGCACCACGACGGCAATAGCTGCACGATATGTCGCCGCGCGACCCGATCAATTTTTTGATGAACACCCATCAGATTGCCTGACTTGGTGTGAAATGTGGTTCCTGAATACATACTTATCTCACTAATTTAGCGTGGTTAATCGCTGATAGCGACTGACGGCACGCGCCAGATGCTTATATTGTAGCAAATCCTGCCCCTCTTTGACAAAGCGCTCAGCCTCTGTCTGCGCACGGGCAATCAGCGGCGTGTCGCTCAACGAGGCAATTTTCAGGTTCAGCGCGCCATGCTGCGCTCGGCCGTAAATCTCGCCAGGGCCGCGCAGTTTCAAATCAACTTCCGCCAGGTAAAAGCCGTCTTGAGACTTCTCAATTTCCCTGAGCCGCTGGCTCGGCTTGTCGTGACTCGACAACATCAAATGACAAAAACTCTGGTGCTGGCCGCGCCCAACCCGCCCGCGCAGCTGATGAAGCTGGCTGAGCCCAAAATGATCAGCATTTTCGATGAGCATGACCGTGGCGTTCGGTACATTGACGCCAACTTCCACCACCGTGGTGCTCACTAGCATATCAATGTCGCCGTCCGCGAATTGCTGCATAACCGCGGCTTTTTCCTCAGGCGGCAGTTTACCGTGCAACAATCCGACGCGGCGATGACGAAACATCGTTTTTGCCAATTTGTGATATTCCGCCTCGACCGACTTTTTGTCATTGTCAGGATTATCGTCAATCAATGGGCAGATGACATAGGCTTGGCGACCCTGGGCTAGCTCATGGTCAATGGTTTCATAAAGCTTCGGCGCCGAGGCCGGTGACCAAATTTTCGTTTGAATCGGCTGACGACCGGCCGGCAACTCGTCCAAAATAGAGATATCCAGCTCGCCATACAAGGTCAACGCCAGACTCCGCGGAATCGGCGTGGCGGTCATGCTGAGCAGATGCGGCATGTAGTCTGACTTTTGTAGCAACGCCTGCCGCTGCTTGACGCCGAACCGATGCTGCTCGTCGATCACCACAAACCCCAGCTTATGATACGCCACTTTTTCCTGAATCAGCGCGTGCGTACCAACCACCACGTTAATGGTGCCATTTGCTAAATTGTCCAACAGTTGCCGCCGCACCGCACCCTTGACGTGTCCTGTCAGCAGCGCCACTGACACGCCAAATGGCGATAATAATTCATCCAGCGTTTTGGCGTGCTGAGTCGCCAAAATCTCCGTCGGCGCCATGATGGCTGTCTGAAAACCAGTCTGCGCCACTTCCGCCGCTACCAGCCCGGCGACCACAGTTTTGCCCGAGCCAACATCGCCCTGCAGCAGCCTATTCATCGGATATTTGGACTCCAAATCTTGCAAAATCTGCCATGCAGCGCGGCGCTGCGCGTTGGTCAGGGGAAATGGTAATTGCTCGACAAATTGCTTGACAACCGGCT
This genomic interval carries:
- the recG gene encoding ATP-dependent DNA helicase RecG gives rise to the protein MKLTTPLAHIKGVGPKTAQALSAAGLETVADALDFLPRAYDDYSAAVNIADLQPGKVTVRARCESISTRIVRRGLRITTAVLADDSGKVKAVWFNQPYRESQLKSDAEFMFSGQFGMQYNSYQISNPSVELAKQTDTSDAQHTSGIHPVYKSIKNLRPKTVQDLLRNLRPVMEFLPETLPEHIVQRQKLVSRAEAVKFLHAPKNHQEIARGRERLAFEELFEMILAAQLNKQEQTKLTGWSIPFNQPVVKQFVEQLPFPLTNAQRRAAWQILQDLESKYPMNRLLQGDVGSGKTVVAGLVAAEVAQTGFQTAIMAPTEILATQHAKTLDELLSPFGVSVALLTGHVKGAVRRQLLDNLANGTINVVVGTHALIQEKVAYHKLGFVVIDEQHRFGVKQRQALLQKSDYMPHLLSMTATPIPRSLALTLYGELDISILDELPAGRQPIQTKIWSPASAPKLYETIDHELAQGRQAYVICPLIDDNPDNDKKSVEAEYHKLAKTMFRHRRVGLLHGKLPPEEKAAVMQQFADGDIDMLVSTTVVEVGVNVPNATVMLIENADHFGLSQLHQLRGRVGRGQHQSFCHLMLSSHDKPSQRLREIEKSQDGFYLAEVDLKLRGPGEIYGRAQHGALNLKIASLSDTPLIARAQTEAERFVKEGQDLLQYKHLARAVSRYQRLTTLN